One part of the Thermoanaerobacterium sp. CMT5567-10 genome encodes these proteins:
- a CDS encoding Gfo/Idh/MocA family protein translates to MITGALIGAGNRGKDVYGQYALNYPDEIKFVAVAEPNDDKRREFVTEHAISNEMAFETWEDLLNKEKLCDAVFVCVQDRMHYKATIAALEKGYNVLLEKPMSYNLKECLEITETAQKNKRILTVAHVLRYAPFFKKIKEIIDSDEIGDVIHIDLNENIAYWHFAHSYVRGNWANVNTSSPIILAKSSHDMDILYWLMNERPKKISSFGSLKYFNKENAPIGSADRCIDCAAEYDCPYSAKKIYLGENTDWPVSVISTDHSIEGRLKALKEGPYGRCVYRCNNNVCDHQVVNIEFEDGKTASFTLSAFTHDLTREVKIMGTLGDLSGNLTDNRIEINKYNGEKDVIVVKSMNGRHSGGDTGLMKYFIKQIENNDEDVLTSAENSLMGHVMAFAAEESRLKHKVIDIDRFMKM, encoded by the coding sequence ATGATAACAGGAGCATTAATTGGTGCTGGTAATAGAGGAAAAGATGTATACGGACAATATGCGCTAAATTATCCCGATGAGATAAAATTTGTGGCTGTTGCGGAACCAAATGATGATAAAAGAAGAGAATTTGTTACAGAACATGCTATATCAAACGAAATGGCATTCGAGACATGGGAGGATCTACTAAATAAAGAGAAACTTTGCGATGCAGTTTTTGTGTGTGTACAAGATAGAATGCATTATAAAGCGACTATTGCCGCCCTTGAAAAGGGCTATAATGTACTTCTAGAAAAGCCGATGTCCTACAATCTTAAAGAATGCCTTGAGATTACAGAAACAGCTCAAAAGAATAAGAGGATATTGACTGTTGCACATGTTTTAAGGTATGCGCCTTTCTTCAAGAAGATAAAGGAAATAATTGATTCAGATGAAATTGGCGATGTTATTCATATTGACCTAAATGAAAATATTGCATATTGGCATTTTGCACATAGTTATGTAAGGGGAAATTGGGCAAATGTTAATACTTCATCACCAATTATACTTGCCAAGAGCTCTCATGATATGGATATACTGTACTGGCTGATGAATGAAAGACCGAAGAAGATATCATCATTTGGTTCTTTGAAATATTTTAATAAAGAAAATGCTCCCATTGGTTCTGCCGATAGATGCATAGACTGCGCGGCGGAATATGACTGCCCATATTCAGCAAAGAAAATATATTTAGGTGAAAATACTGATTGGCCAGTTAGCGTAATATCAACTGACCACTCAATAGAAGGTAGATTAAAAGCACTTAAAGAGGGACCTTATGGCAGATGTGTATACAGATGTAACAATAATGTCTGTGACCATCAAGTTGTGAACATAGAATTTGAAGATGGAAAAACAGCGAGTTTTACATTATCTGCTTTTACACATGACTTGACTAGAGAAGTAAAGATAATGGGGACACTCGGCGATTTAAGTGGAAACTTGACAGATAACAGGATTGAGATAAATAAATATAATGGGGAAAAAGATGTTATAGTCGTTAAAAGCATGAATGGACGCCATAGTGGTGGTGATACTGGGCTTATGAAATATTTTATAAAGCAGATAGAAAACAATGATGAAGATGTGCTAACGTCAGCAGAAAATTCCTTAATGGGCCATGTGATGGCATTTGCAGCTGAAGAGTCGAGGCTTAAACATAAAGTTATTGATATAGACAGATTTATGAAAATGTAA
- a CDS encoding DUF6431 domain-containing protein has protein sequence MIIITFPVKNIHEYIENESYLYIDTSSGCPNCTYDGKLHRHCYYCRGVFIDNNCVDITIARVICPVCHKTHALIPDFLVPYLSLRPPRVRTITFLSYICQIYCMRFG, from the coding sequence ATGATAATTATAACCTTTCCAGTTAAAAATATACATGAATATATCGAAAATGAATCATATTTGTACATAGATACATCATCTGGATGTCCTAACTGCACTTACGACGGTAAATTGCACAGGCATTGTTATTACTGCAGGGGTGTCTTTATCGATAATAATTGCGTAGATATTACCATAGCAAGAGTTATTTGTCCTGTATGTCATAAAACACATGCTTTAATACCGGATTTTCTTGTGCCATATTTATCCTTGAGACCTCCCCGAGTAAGGACGATAACTTTCCTCTCATATATCTGCCAGATTTACTGTATGAGATTCGGGTAG
- a CDS encoding sugar MFS transporter, whose amino-acid sequence MQIFIVALNYFLMFFIGLVDNIKGPVIAPIKSFYHIDYTYIGLLLFIGSLGFIIASFIGGIIVNRYGSKAALSGGLIFIILGILGYFVSPFFFVFAVFFFIMNFGLGMLEIGINATAAVTFVVNQAIMMNLLHFFYGAGATISPNAVGRLIEMRYPWQNIYLLGGMITAAMLVVVLLTRFPGAARYLNRDKVRFIDVLKDKYVILFSIMLGFYISSEVGIGNWAVTYLKGAYGMNSVKSSMYLSLFFAAFTIGRLLGGFVVERIGYVKSIFIFASLAASSVALSMANQNLSILLSIAGLFYSIIYPTTMALAMKSFKENTGVIISVIVTVSSSINMVANFIIGKLSDIFGVFIGFSFIVIFMVLVIVMLKVLSSSLKSYSQ is encoded by the coding sequence ATGCAGATATTCATTGTCGCTCTAAATTATTTTTTGATGTTCTTTATAGGTCTTGTTGACAACATAAAAGGCCCTGTAATAGCGCCGATAAAATCTTTCTACCACATTGATTACACTTATATAGGTCTTTTGCTATTTATCGGAAGCCTCGGCTTTATCATAGCTTCTTTTATTGGCGGAATAATAGTAAATAGGTACGGCAGTAAGGCAGCTTTATCGGGAGGCCTCATTTTTATCATATTAGGTATACTTGGGTACTTTGTGTCGCCGTTTTTCTTCGTTTTTGCAGTCTTTTTCTTCATTATGAATTTTGGTTTAGGGATGTTGGAGATAGGCATTAATGCCACTGCCGCGGTAACGTTTGTTGTAAATCAGGCGATAATGATGAACCTTTTACATTTCTTTTATGGAGCTGGCGCCACGATATCACCAAACGCAGTAGGAAGGCTTATTGAGATGAGATATCCTTGGCAAAATATATATCTTTTAGGCGGAATGATAACTGCAGCAATGTTGGTTGTGGTGCTTTTAACGAGATTTCCTGGTGCCGCAAGGTATTTAAACAGAGATAAAGTTAGGTTTATAGATGTTTTAAAAGATAAGTATGTTATTTTGTTTTCAATTATGTTGGGGTTTTACATTTCATCTGAGGTTGGCATAGGAAACTGGGCTGTCACTTATCTTAAAGGAGCTTACGGCATGAACAGCGTAAAAAGCTCTATGTACTTATCTCTATTCTTTGCTGCGTTTACGATAGGCAGGCTTTTAGGCGGATTTGTGGTGGAAAGGATAGGTTATGTGAAAAGTATTTTCATATTTGCTTCATTGGCAGCTTCTTCTGTCGCTTTAAGTATGGCGAATCAAAATTTGTCTATTTTACTGTCGATTGCGGGCTTATTCTACTCCATAATATATCCCACAACAATGGCATTAGCTATGAAGAGCTTCAAAGAAAATACAGGCGTTATCATAAGCGTCATAGTTACTGTAAGCTCATCTATAAACATGGTAGCCAATTTTATAATAGGAAAACTAAGCGATATATTCGGTGTCTTTATAGGTTTTTCTTTTATCGTTATCTTCATGGTGCTTGTAATTGTAATGCTGAAGGTATTGTCGTCATCTTTAAAGTCGTATTCGCAATAA